The following proteins are encoded in a genomic region of Brachypodium distachyon strain Bd21 chromosome 1, Brachypodium_distachyon_v3.0, whole genome shotgun sequence:
- the LOC100824443 gene encoding probable leucine-rich repeat receptor-like protein kinase At1g68400 has translation MPRFHHCSSMFPLLILLFNLPTWSVQGLVTNGGHQDLSFLLSFKAYNPNNAKSLATWVGPNPCSGSWAGLRCSRGRVAGVFLDNAGLAGSVAPLLRLTQLRVLAVRGNSLSGPLPPLDNSTNPTLRHLLLSHNDLTGPLNLSLPSLVTLKAEHNGFHGGLRAVRVPMVRRFNVSMNMLAGEIPGSLSGFPSSSFAGNLGLCGTPLPRCVHAFDALEDVAQSPIAAADISNGRLSKFSLAALLATGIGNAVLITASLAISVAMFIYMRRKLRSQTKDEAASSRAGLCFEDEDKIIMRNTNDEEKPCAQKSGALVRFEGGEELRLESLLKASAEVLGKGVSGSTYKAVLEDGIVAAVKRLSALQFPAGGRSGRAFDRHMRLVGALRHRHVVSLRGYCSSNGERLLVYDHLPNGSLQSLLQLQGNGERRLGWAAKKSVLFGAAQGLSYIHTAGMAHGNVKPSNILLDERGAACVSECGLMSYAAAGIVQQQQQQQPRCPPELMFNGRERGGGWRGYAAPELQAAPGARATQEADVYSFGMVLLEVVTAGKGSGEEEEGEGEETMGMVRIGVLCTAEAPEERPRMAQVLAMMSEFM, from the coding sequence ATGCCGCGTTTCCACCATTGCTCGTCCATGTTCCCCCTGCTGATCCTCCTCTTCAATCTTCCTACATGGTCTGTGCAAGGATTAGTCACCAATGGGGGCCACCAAGACCTCTctttcctcctctccttcaaGGCATACAACCCAAACAACGCCAAGTCCCTGGCTACCTGGGTCGGCCCCAACCCGTGCTCCGGCTCATGGGCCGGGCTCAGGTGCTCCAGGGGCAGAGTGGCAGGCGTCTTCCTTGACAACGCCGGACTCGCCGGCAGCGTGGCGCCTCTCCTCAGGCTCACCCAGCTCAGGGTGCTCGCCGTTAGAGGGAACTCCCTGTCCggccctctccctcccctcgACAACTCCACGAACCCGACCCTGAGGCACCTGCTGCTCTCCCACAACGACCTCACCGGACCCCTCAACCTCTCGCTGCCTTCTCTGGTCACTCTGAAAGCAGAGCACAACGGATTCCATGGCGGCCTGCGAGCGGTGCGCGTGCCGATGGTCAGAAGGTTCAATGTGTCCATGAACATGCTTGCCGGCGAGATCCCCGGCTCGCTGTCGGGTTTCCCGAGCTCGTCTTTCGCCGGCAATCTCGGTCTCTGCGGCACGCCTCTCCCGAGATGTGTCCATGCGTTCGATGCACTGGAAGATGTCGCTCAATCTCCTATTGCGGCAGCAGATATAAGTAATGGAAGACTCAGTAAATTCAGCTTGGCTGCGCTCTTGGCCACTGGCATTGGCAACGCGGTGCTCATCACGGCCTCGTTGGCCATCTCGGTAGCCATGTTCATCTACATGAGAAGAAAGCTGAGATCCCAAACAAAGGACGAAGCGGCTTCTTCCAGAGCGGGCCTCTGTTTCGAAGACGAAGACAAGATCATCATGAGGAATACCAACGACGAAGAGAAGCCGTGCGCGCAGAAGAGCGGCGCGCTGGTGCGCTTcgagggcggcgaggagctGCGGCTGGAGAGCCTCCTGAAGGCCTCGGCGGAGGTGCTGGGGAAGGGCGTGTCCGGGAGCACCTACAAGGCGGTCCTCGAGGACGGCATCGTGGCggccgtgaagcggctcagCGCGCTGCAGTTCCCCGCGGGAGGGCGCAGCGGCAGGGCCTTCGACCGGCACATGCGGCTCGTGGGCGcgctccggcaccggcacgtCGTCAGCCTCAGGGGCTACTGCAGCTCCAACGGCGAGCGGCTCCTCGTCTATGACCACCTCCCCAACGGCAGCCTACAGTCCCTTCTGCAGCTGCAAGGCAATGGCGAGAGAAGGCTAGGCTgggcggcgaagaagagcgTCCTGTTCGGCGCGGCGCAGGGGCTGAGCTACATACACACGGCGGGGATGGCGCACGGGAACGTGAAGCCGTCCAACATCCTGCTGGACGAGCGTGGCGCCGCGTGCGTGTCCGAGTGCGGGCTCATGAGCTACGCCGCGGCCGGCAtcgtccagcagcagcagcagcagcagcccaggTGCCCGCCCGAGCTGATGTTCAACGGCAGAGAACGCGGCGGGGGATGGCGCGGGTAcgcggcgccggagctgcaggcggcgccgggcgcgAGGGCGACGCAGGAGGCggacgtgtacagcttcgggATGGTGCTCCTGGAGGTGGTGACGGCCGGCAAGGGCagcggcgaggaagaagagggggaaggggaggagacGATGGGGATGGTCAGGATCGGCGTGCTGTGCACCGCCGAGGCGCCGGAGGAGAGGCCCCGGATGGCGCAGGTGCTCGCCATGATGAGCGAGTTCATGTGA